GAAGCGGTCCTCCACCTCGCGGACCGCGGCCTGGACGGCGTCGGGGTCGGTGACGTCGGCCTGGACGGCGTGCGCCCGCCCCCCGGCGGCCTGGATGTGGGCCACCACGGCTGCGGCCGAGGTGGCGTCGCGCAGGTAGTTGACCGCGACGGCGGCGCCGTGCGCGGCGAGCGCCCGGGCGATCACGGCGCCGATGCCCCGGCTGGCGCCGGTCACCAGCGCGACCCGGTCGCGCAGCAGGTCACTGCGGCCCAGCCCGCCGTGCGGTGGCGGGCTCACCGCCGTCCGCCGGCGTCCGGAGGGTGCGAGGGCCGGGTCCACTCCGGGTCGTACCGCTCCACCTCGGTCTCCGCGGCGCCCTCGACGTCGGTCCACCGGACCAGGGCGGCGAGGCTGCCCCGGCCGTCGTGGTGCCACCCGGCGGCCGGCTGGGGCATCTGCCCGACGGCGCAGACCCGGTCCACGCCGCACCGGCCGAGCAGCGACGCCCAGGCGTCCAGCCGCTCGGGTGCGCACGCGACGCCGGCGGTCTGCAGGTGGTGGCGCAGCGGCAGCAGCAGCGGGACGACGTCCTCGAGGGCGTCGACCGGGTGCACGCGCACCACCCGGTTCAGCGGTGAGGGCGCGAACCGCTCGGGCCGCTCCTCGACCACCACCGTCCACGCCGTACCCGGGCTGCTGGCGATGACCTGCACCCCCGGGTCGTCGTAGGAGCGGAGCTCGTACTGGGCGCGGACCGCGGTCACGGCCGCGTCCTCCTCCAGCCTCAGCCGGGCCCGGGGCCGGGCCTGCTCGTAGCGGTCCATCTCCGCGGCCAGGGCCGCGGCGAAGGCCCGTGGGTCGACGGCTCCGCCGCGCTCGACGAACACCACGTGCGGGGACAGGCAGCCCTGCTGGTCGTACTGGGACACGTCGCGGGCGACGCGGCGGGCCGTCTCGGCGTAGCGGGTCAACGCCAGCGCCTCGGAGCCGACGACGGCGAAGCTGACCTTGTGCCCGTAGGGCACGAACGGCACGCCCACCGGCACCCGCCGGGCCAGGCTCTCGGTGGCCCGCAGGCCGGCGGTGGCCGTGACCGCGTCGGAGCGGGCGAAGGCGGCCTGCTCGACGTCCTCGGCCCCGCCGGGCCAGTGGACGACGGCCAGGCACCGTCCCAGCCCCGGGTCCTCCTCGGCGACGGTCTGGGCGAACAGCACGGGGAACAGCGGCTCGGCGCCGGCGGACTTGCCGAGCGTCGCGGACTTGACGAGGAGGGCGCAGACCAGGTTCCAGGCGGGCAGGCCGGGCACGTTGCCGGCGAAGACCTGGGTGGTCAGCCGGGGCCCGTAGGCCCGGGAGAGGCCCCCCGCCCGGTTGGGCTGGAAGCCGTCGAGCACCAGCGGGTTGTCGAAGTCCTGGGCGAGGAAGCGCAGCAGCCGGTCCCGGCGGAAGGTCCTCAGGTGGTCCCTCAACCCGCGGCGGACCATGTCCGGGGCGTACCCGGTGATCCGCGGCAGCAGCTGCTCGGCGGTGCGGCGCTGTGGCAGGTCGGGGTCGGACCAGCGGGCCACCACGCGGCCCACCGTCTCCAGCACTTCCATCACCGGGCGGTCGGCCAGCACCTCGGCCTGGGCCCGCAGCAGCCGCTCGCACAGCACCTCGACGAGCGCCGGCGTCACCACCGGCCCGCGCAGCGGCACGTCGCCCACGCGGCGCGTCGTCCACTCCAGCGCGGCCAGCTCGGCGTCGTCCAGCTGCGGCAGGAAGCAGGCGTCCACCGCCTCGACCGGCTCCGCCCCCTCGAGCGCCCGCGGGTCCAGCAGGGTCACGACCGGCCTCCCTCGTTCGCCGCGAGCAGCTCGTCCAGGGCGAGCGAGCACCCCCGGGCCGCGCTGCCCTGCGCCCGGCCCAGCAGCACGAACCCGCCTGCCGGGCCGCCCTCCGCGAGGTGACCGACGTCCTCGGCCAGGACGGCCAGGACCGAACCGCGGTTGGCCAGGTCGTGGTGCACCAGCAACCCGCGCTGCCCCGGCGGCACCGGCCGGCCGGTGCCGGCATCCACCGCCTGCACGCGGGCCCACGGCGGCACGGCCTTGACCCGTGGTGCCGGGTCCCGCCCGAGCCACGCCCGCCGCAGGGACGTGTCGTAGTACTGGGTGCTGATCTCGGTCATCCCGTAGTAGTTGACGCACCACGCGTCCGGGACGCCCAGCCGCTGGCCGAGTGCCGTCCGCAGCGCCTCGGCCGGGACCTCCCGGGACCGGCCCTTGAAACCGCCGGTGTCCAGCACCCGGCTGCCGGGCGGCAGCCGGAACGCGGTGCCTGCCGCCTCCAGCGCGTCGAGCAGGTGCACGTAGGCGAAGGAGGTCCCCAGCAGCCCCACCGGGACGCCGTCGCGCTCGGCCGCCGCCAGGGCGGCGAGGAGCCCGTCGAGGTCCAGCCCCTCGGCGCCGACGAAGGTGCCGCTGCCGGCGGCACCGAAGGAGTCGACCAGTCGCTGCAGGAAGTACGCCAGTGAGGAGTGCGGCTGCTGCTCCGGCGGCGGGTTGAGGACCAGCAGCCGCAACTGCGCCCGGTCCGGCAGGAACCACTGCCGGAAGCCGGTGCGCAGCGAGGCGTCGTACAGGTGCAGGTGCGGGTGGTGGTTGCGCCCCCGCCGGCCCGGGTCGGTGCTGCCGCTGGTCGTGAACACCGCCGCAGCCTGCTCCGGTGGTGCGCACGACAGCGTCAGCTCCCGGAAGGCGCTCAGCGGCACCGGCGGGATCTCCCGCCAGCCGCGCACCTGCCCGGGCTCTGCGCCGCGCGCCCGGCAGTAGCGCCGGTAGGGGCGGTTGCGCTCGTACTGGTCGGCGAACAGGTCCAGTGCGAGCCGGTCGAACTCCGCCTCCTGGGCCTGCGTCGGGCCGCCGTCGTCCCGGGTCTGCGCCGACGCCTCGATCCAGGCGAGCAGCCGCCGGTCCAGCTCACCGAGCTCGGGGACCGTGGGGGACCGGCCGTTCACCGGGCCACCCGCTCGTCCACGGGCCCGTCCAGCGGCCGGACCCGGCGCGGGAGTTCCCGCAGGTCGGTGCTGCGCCGGCCGAGGAGGGAGACCAGCACCGTCACCGCGGTGGACGCCGCCAGGGCCGCGGCGAAGGGCGGCAGCGACAGGCCGTCGGCGAACGTGGCGACGTCGACCGCGGCGGCGAGGGACCCGCCGGCGACCAGACCGTGCGCCAGGGCGCCGAGGAGGCCGGCCACGGCTCCGGCGACCGCGGCGGCCGGGGTGGTGCGGCGCCACAGCCCGAGGAAGGCCGGCGCGATCGTCGCCGCGCACAGCAGGTCGGCGACCAGGAACAGCCGGAGCACCGAGATTCCCTGGAAGGCCACGAGTGCCGGCACCACGGTGAGCAGCACCACGAGCAGCCGGGCGCCGCGCAGCCCCCACCGCGGCGCCTCGGTGACCACGGCCGCGGCGAGACCGCCCTGCAGCGTGTCGACGGTGGAGGTCACCAGGGCCACCGTGAAGACCAGGACGACGACCAGCACCCACTGCTCGGCCCCGGCCAGCAGCGCGAAGAAGGGCACCGGCGGGTTGCCGAGGTCCACCGCCGAGGCCGCGGCCAGCAGGCCGACCACCCCCGCGGGCAGCACCACGAGGACGCGCATCGCGGCACCCAGCAGCGCCCCGCGGGT
This window of the Geodermatophilus sp. DSM 44513 genome carries:
- a CDS encoding acyl-CoA reductase, with the translated sequence MTLLDPRALEGAEPVEAVDACFLPQLDDAELAALEWTTRRVGDVPLRGPVVTPALVEVLCERLLRAQAEVLADRPVMEVLETVGRVVARWSDPDLPQRRTAEQLLPRITGYAPDMVRRGLRDHLRTFRRDRLLRFLAQDFDNPLVLDGFQPNRAGGLSRAYGPRLTTQVFAGNVPGLPAWNLVCALLVKSATLGKSAGAEPLFPVLFAQTVAEEDPGLGRCLAVVHWPGGAEDVEQAAFARSDAVTATAGLRATESLARRVPVGVPFVPYGHKVSFAVVGSEALALTRYAETARRVARDVSQYDQQGCLSPHVVFVERGGAVDPRAFAAALAAEMDRYEQARPRARLRLEEDAAVTAVRAQYELRSYDDPGVQVIASSPGTAWTVVVEERPERFAPSPLNRVVRVHPVDALEDVVPLLLPLRHHLQTAGVACAPERLDAWASLLGRCGVDRVCAVGQMPQPAAGWHHDGRGSLAALVRWTDVEGAAETEVERYDPEWTRPSHPPDAGGRR